The following coding sequences lie in one Streptomyces sp. NBC_00510 genomic window:
- a CDS encoding DUF881 domain-containing protein: MCGMSQQHPDRSSAPGRAVTRRPDASMSLLTNVMEHSLDDGYAEATARRGATGTSRLPGTLRGRLVLALGLVLAAVVVTIGAAQTQVAAPTLAKERQKLIDRIESETRTADELQKSVDGLRDDVAAKQRQALNDRDGDAERVALLAGATPVTGPGVELEVNDAKEASSGGGSDPRTTSDFSDTGRVRDRDMQRVVNGLWAAGAEAISINGQRLTSLSAIRAAGDAILVDNRPLVPPYTILAIGDPQKLSTSFQDGADGQYLHVLQENYGIRARISEKEKLELPAAPSLIIRSATPVPSAGPSSSASGNGKGTN; this comes from the coding sequence ATGTGCGGCATGTCGCAGCAGCACCCCGATCGGAGCAGCGCCCCTGGGAGGGCCGTGACCCGGCGCCCGGACGCCTCCATGTCGCTGCTGACGAACGTCATGGAGCACAGTCTCGACGACGGGTACGCCGAGGCCACCGCCCGCCGGGGCGCCACGGGCACCTCCCGCCTGCCCGGAACGCTGCGGGGCCGGCTGGTGCTCGCACTGGGCTTGGTGCTGGCCGCCGTGGTGGTCACCATAGGCGCGGCGCAGACGCAGGTGGCCGCCCCGACGCTGGCCAAGGAGCGGCAGAAGCTCATCGACCGCATCGAGTCCGAGACCCGCACCGCCGACGAGCTGCAGAAGAGCGTGGACGGGCTGCGCGACGACGTGGCGGCCAAGCAGCGGCAGGCGCTCAACGACCGCGACGGTGACGCGGAGCGCGTGGCGCTCCTGGCCGGGGCGACGCCGGTCACGGGGCCGGGCGTCGAGCTGGAGGTCAACGACGCCAAGGAGGCCTCGTCGGGCGGCGGCAGCGACCCGCGTACGACCAGTGACTTCTCCGACACCGGCCGGGTGCGGGACCGGGACATGCAGCGCGTGGTCAACGGCCTGTGGGCGGCGGGGGCGGAGGCCATCTCCATCAACGGACAGCGGTTGACGTCGTTGTCGGCCATCCGTGCCGCGGGTGACGCCATACTGGTCGACAACCGGCCGCTGGTTCCGCCCTACACGATCCTGGCGATCGGGGACCCGCAGAAGCTGAGCACGTCCTTCCAGGACGGTGCGGACGGGCAGTACTTGCACGTCCTGCAGGAGAACTACGGGATCCGCGCGCGCATCTCCGAGAAGGAGAAGCTGGAACTGCCCGCGGCTCCGAGCCTGATCATCCGCTCCGCGACCCCGGTCCCGTCGGCCGGGCCGTCGTCGAGCGCATCCGGAAATGGGAAGGGTACGAATTGA
- a CDS encoding small basic family protein, which translates to MIAVLGLIVGVVVGLVVRPVVPTVVEPYLPIAVVAALDAVFGGLRAMLDGIFDDKVFVVSFLSNVVVAALIVFLGDKLGVGAQLSTGVVVVLGIRIFSNAAAIRRHVFRA; encoded by the coding sequence TTGATCGCCGTACTGGGCCTGATCGTTGGAGTGGTGGTGGGCCTGGTGGTCCGCCCCGTCGTACCGACGGTGGTCGAGCCCTACCTCCCGATCGCCGTGGTCGCCGCGCTCGACGCCGTCTTCGGCGGTCTGCGGGCCATGCTCGACGGGATCTTCGACGACAAGGTCTTCGTGGTCTCCTTCCTGTCCAACGTCGTCGTGGCGGCGCTGATCGTCTTCCTGGGCGACAAACTGGGGGTGGGTGCGCAGCTCTCCACGGGCGTGGTCGTCGTCCTCGGCATCCGCATCTTCTCCAACGCCGCGGCGATCCGCCGCCATGTCTTCCGGGCGTGA
- a CDS encoding bifunctional nuclease family protein, which translates to MNELDVVGVRVEMPSNQPIVLLREVGGDRYLPIWIGPGEATAIAFAQQGMTPARPLTHDLFKDVLEAVGQTLTEVRITDLRDGVFYAELVFASGVEVSARPSDAIALALRTGTPIYGSDGVLDDAGIAIPDEQEDEVEKFREFLDQISPEDFGTSSQ; encoded by the coding sequence GTGAACGAGCTCGACGTCGTGGGTGTCCGGGTCGAAATGCCCTCCAACCAGCCGATTGTGCTCCTGCGGGAAGTGGGAGGCGACCGCTACCTGCCCATCTGGATCGGGCCGGGGGAGGCCACCGCCATCGCTTTCGCGCAACAGGGCATGACGCCCGCGCGGCCGCTGACCCATGATCTGTTCAAGGACGTGCTCGAGGCCGTCGGCCAGACGCTGACCGAGGTCCGGATCACCGACCTGCGTGACGGCGTCTTCTACGCCGAGCTGGTGTTCGCCAGTGGCGTCGAGGTGAGCGCCCGTCCCTCGGATGCCATAGCGCTCGCGCTGCGCACCGGAACCCCCATCTACGGGAGCGACGGGGTGCTGGACGACGCCGGCATCGCCATTCCCGACGAGCAGGAGGACGAGGTCGAGAAGTTCCGCGAGTTCCTCGACCAGATCTCGCCGGAGGACTTCGGAACCAGCAGTCAATAG
- a CDS encoding DUF881 domain-containing protein: protein MSDENDQTPERPEAPRPAEPSRPERPRPEPPAGDEPPARERPAARPELPAAGPVPAAGPSDAEQSAHGRQQPPQDAGEPRGAASGVSGRQRLKAGLWPPRVSRAQLIVALLLFVLGLGLAIQVRSTSDTSALRGARQEDLVRILDELDNRSQRLGDERRRLEEQRTELENSSDQAEEARKQTEQKAEQLGVLAGTVAVEGPGITLTINDPQDAVEADMLLDALQELRAAGAEAIQINDVRVVADTYFIQGSGGVQIDGHKVSPPYRFKVIGNPQDLEPALNIPGGVVQTLEKEQATADVTRSEKIVVDALRPSEQPDYAQSSTR, encoded by the coding sequence ATGAGCGACGAGAACGACCAGACGCCGGAGCGGCCGGAGGCGCCGCGGCCCGCGGAGCCCTCCCGGCCGGAACGGCCTCGCCCCGAGCCGCCGGCCGGAGACGAGCCGCCGGCGCGGGAGCGGCCCGCGGCGCGCCCGGAGCTGCCCGCCGCCGGACCGGTGCCGGCCGCCGGGCCGTCGGACGCGGAGCAATCCGCACACGGTCGGCAGCAGCCGCCGCAGGACGCGGGGGAACCGCGGGGAGCGGCGTCCGGCGTGAGCGGCCGGCAACGCCTCAAGGCGGGACTGTGGCCGCCGCGGGTGTCCCGGGCGCAGTTGATCGTCGCGCTGCTGCTGTTCGTCCTCGGTCTGGGCCTGGCCATCCAGGTCCGCTCGACCAGCGACACCAGCGCGCTGCGCGGCGCCCGCCAGGAGGACCTGGTGCGCATCCTGGACGAGCTGGACAACCGCTCGCAGCGGCTCGGCGACGAGCGGCGGCGCCTCGAGGAGCAGCGCACCGAGCTGGAGAACAGCTCGGACCAGGCCGAGGAGGCCCGCAAGCAGACCGAGCAGAAGGCGGAGCAGCTCGGGGTGCTGGCCGGCACGGTCGCCGTCGAGGGTCCCGGCATCACGCTGACGATCAACGACCCCCAGGACGCCGTCGAGGCCGACATGCTGCTCGACGCGCTGCAGGAGCTGCGCGCCGCGGGAGCGGAGGCGATCCAGATCAACGACGTGCGGGTCGTGGCCGACACCTACTTCATCCAGGGGTCGGGCGGTGTGCAGATCGACGGGCACAAGGTCAGCCCGCCCTACCGCTTCAAGGTCATCGGTAATCCACAGGATCTTGAACCCGCCCTGAACATCCCGGGCGGCGTGGTACAGACTTTGGAGAAGGAGCAGGCCACAGCGGACGTGACGCGATCGGAGAAGATCGTTGTCGACGCCTTGCGGCCGTCGGAGCAGCCTGACTACGCTCAGTCGTCGACCCGGTGA
- a CDS encoding MerR family transcriptional regulator yields the protein MLRTPSGGAGNGTATADDRLLSIGAVLNELREEFPEVTISKIRFLEAEGLVEPQRTPSGYRKFTVRDVERLGHVLRMQRDHYLPLKVIREHLDALDRGEPLPLPVPSSGESRELIEVGAVERQAPAALRIGRDELLAATGAEAGELAQWEAYGLVEAGPDGDYDAETVNIAKIVADLGRFGLEPRHLRAVKAAADREAGLVEQVVAPLRRHRNPQTRTHAEATARELAALSVRLHAALVQSALRVRLF from the coding sequence ATGCTTCGTACACCGTCGGGCGGTGCCGGCAACGGCACCGCCACCGCGGACGACCGGCTGCTGAGCATCGGGGCGGTGCTCAACGAGTTGCGGGAGGAGTTCCCCGAGGTCACCATCTCCAAGATCCGCTTCCTGGAGGCGGAGGGGCTGGTGGAGCCGCAACGCACGCCCTCCGGGTACCGGAAGTTCACCGTCCGGGACGTGGAACGGCTCGGGCACGTGCTGCGCATGCAGCGGGACCACTATCTTCCGCTGAAAGTGATCCGCGAGCACCTCGACGCCCTCGACCGGGGCGAGCCGCTGCCGCTGCCCGTCCCGTCCTCCGGGGAGTCCCGGGAGCTGATCGAGGTCGGCGCGGTGGAGCGGCAGGCGCCCGCTGCGCTGCGCATCGGCAGGGACGAGTTGCTGGCCGCCACGGGCGCCGAAGCGGGCGAGCTCGCCCAGTGGGAGGCGTACGGACTGGTGGAGGCCGGTCCTGACGGTGACTATGACGCCGAAACGGTGAACATCGCCAAGATCGTGGCCGATCTGGGCCGCTTCGGGCTCGAACCGCGCCATCTGCGGGCGGTGAAGGCGGCCGCGGATCGTGAGGCCGGTCTGGTGGAGCAGGTGGTCGCGCCCCTGCGCAGGCACCGCAATCCGCAGACCAGGACGCACGCGGAGGCCACCGCGCGGGAGCTGGCGGCGCTGTCCGTGCGGCTGCACGCGGCGCTGGTGCAGTCCGCGCTGAGGGTGCGGCTCTTCTGA
- a CDS encoding PRC-barrel domain-containing protein → MQTGIDPRSLIGRRAFDRNGMKIGTVDEVYLDDATGEPEWAAVRTGLFSRDAFVPLEPSEFTGEELRVPFDKALIKDAPDFGVGRHLSPEQELQLYHHYGMSGPSLSGPVPEPPPDHDFGKLAGDA, encoded by the coding sequence GTGCAGACCGGTATCGATCCGCGCAGCCTCATCGGGCGCAGGGCCTTCGACCGCAACGGGATGAAGATCGGCACGGTCGACGAGGTGTACCTCGACGACGCCACCGGAGAGCCCGAATGGGCCGCGGTGCGCACCGGCCTGTTCAGCCGCGACGCCTTCGTACCGCTGGAACCGAGCGAGTTCACCGGGGAAGAGCTGCGCGTGCCGTTCGACAAGGCACTGATCAAGGACGCCCCGGACTTCGGCGTGGGCCGGCACCTCTCCCCCGAGCAGGAGCTGCAGCTCTACCACCACTACGGCATGAGCGGGCCTTCGCTGTCCGGCCCGGTGCCGGAGCCCCCGCCGGACCACGACTTCGGCAAGCTGGCCGGCGACGCTTGA
- a CDS encoding CDP-alcohol phosphatidyltransferase family protein, with protein sequence MEVQETRVQTDRVFTIPNILSMARLLGVPVFLWLILWPEFGGPKVDGWALLVLALSGVSDYLDGKLARRWNQISSLGRVLDPAADRLYIVSTIIGLTWRGILPWWLTAILVARDAVMGVMILVMRRHGWGPPQVNFMGKAATFNLMYAFPLLLLSDGDGWLNTLAAIFGWAFAGWGTTLYWWAGILYVVQVRRLVRADATAD encoded by the coding sequence GTGGAGGTCCAGGAGACAAGGGTGCAGACGGATCGCGTCTTCACGATCCCCAACATCCTGAGCATGGCACGGCTGTTGGGCGTGCCCGTGTTCCTGTGGCTCATCCTGTGGCCCGAGTTCGGCGGTCCGAAGGTCGACGGCTGGGCACTGCTCGTGCTCGCCCTCAGCGGCGTCAGCGACTACCTGGACGGGAAGCTCGCGCGCCGCTGGAACCAGATCAGCAGCCTCGGCAGGGTGCTGGACCCGGCCGCGGACCGGCTGTACATCGTCTCCACGATCATCGGCCTCACGTGGCGCGGGATCCTACCGTGGTGGCTGACGGCCATCCTGGTGGCCCGGGACGCCGTCATGGGCGTGATGATCCTGGTCATGCGCCGGCACGGCTGGGGTCCGCCGCAGGTCAACTTCATGGGCAAGGCCGCCACCTTCAACCTCATGTACGCCTTCCCGTTGCTGCTGCTGAGCGACGGCGACGGGTGGCTGAACACGCTCGCTGCTATTTTCGGATGGGCGTTCGCCGGATGGGGTACAACGCTGTATTGGTGGGCAGGGATCCTCTACGTGGTCCAGGTCCGCCGACTCGTCAGGGCGGACGCCACGGCCGATTGA
- a CDS encoding DNA polymerase IV produces the protein MRSAPTILHLDMDAFFAAVEQAAKPSLRGKPVVVGGLGPRGVVATASYEARVYGVHSAMAMAHARRLCPNAAYLVPRFAVYRQISDIVMELLSRLSPLVEPLSLDEAFVDLEAGGIADDPRAVGERLRADIRAATGVTGSVGLAGSKLLAKIASEQAKPDGLVVIEPGTERELLAPMQVRALPGVGPATAEHLRRAGILTVGEVVEAGEAELVRLLGKAHGAHVHGMALGIDERPVVADRESKSVSVEDTFDVDLTDRVRVRLEVDRLADRCVRRLRTAGRSGRTVVLKVRRYDFTTLTRSETLRAPTDDLAVVRETAARLLEAVEITGGVRLLGVGVAGLADFTQEDLFAQAAGREEEAAGEESAPSEGADERPVEEAREPEPAERRWVPGQDVRHTEHGAGWVQGSGVGRVTVRFEEPGSPVPGRVRTFAVTDPELEPSEPLPLVLPGLPGLPRQASPASLPKSWSGGGSGTGPDSEGPLMP, from the coding sequence GTGAGAAGCGCGCCGACCATCCTCCACCTGGACATGGACGCGTTCTTCGCGGCCGTCGAGCAGGCGGCGAAGCCGAGTCTGCGGGGGAAGCCGGTCGTCGTGGGGGGTCTCGGGCCGCGCGGCGTGGTCGCGACCGCCTCGTACGAGGCCCGGGTGTACGGGGTGCACTCGGCCATGGCGATGGCCCACGCGCGCCGGCTGTGCCCGAACGCCGCGTACCTCGTGCCGCGCTTCGCCGTCTACCGGCAGATCAGCGACATCGTCATGGAGCTGCTGTCACGGCTGTCGCCGCTGGTCGAGCCGCTCAGCCTCGACGAGGCCTTCGTGGACCTGGAGGCGGGCGGGATCGCGGACGACCCGCGCGCGGTGGGGGAGCGGCTGCGGGCGGACATCCGGGCGGCCACCGGGGTCACCGGCTCGGTGGGGCTCGCGGGCTCCAAGCTGCTCGCCAAGATCGCCTCGGAGCAGGCCAAGCCCGACGGGCTGGTCGTCATCGAGCCCGGCACCGAGCGCGAGCTGCTGGCCCCCATGCAGGTGCGTGCGCTGCCGGGCGTGGGGCCCGCGACGGCGGAGCACCTGCGGCGGGCGGGCATCCTCACGGTCGGCGAGGTCGTGGAGGCGGGGGAGGCCGAGCTGGTGCGGCTGCTCGGCAAGGCGCACGGCGCCCATGTGCACGGGATGGCCCTGGGGATCGACGAGCGGCCCGTGGTCGCCGACCGCGAGAGCAAGTCGGTCTCGGTCGAGGACACCTTCGACGTCGACCTCACCGACCGCGTACGGGTCCGGCTCGAGGTGGACCGGCTGGCCGACCGCTGCGTGCGCAGGCTGCGCACGGCGGGCCGCTCGGGCCGCACGGTGGTGCTGAAGGTGCGGCGGTACGACTTCACGACGCTGACCCGATCGGAGACCCTGCGCGCCCCGACCGACGACCTCGCGGTGGTGCGGGAGACCGCGGCGCGGCTGCTGGAGGCCGTCGAGATCACCGGCGGCGTACGCCTGCTCGGGGTCGGTGTCGCGGGGCTCGCGGACTTCACGCAGGAGGACCTGTTCGCCCAGGCGGCCGGACGGGAGGAGGAGGCGGCGGGCGAGGAGTCCGCCCCGTCCGAGGGGGCTGACGAGCGGCCCGTGGAGGAAGCCCGGGAGCCGGAGCCGGCGGAGCGGCGCTGGGTGCCGGGCCAGGACGTGCGGCACACCGAGCACGGCGCGGGGTGGGTGCAGGGCAGCGGGGTCGGGAGGGTCACCGTCCGCTTCGAGGAGCCGGGCTCGCCGGTGCCGGGGCGGGTGCGCACCTTTGCGGTGACCGACCCGGAGCTCGAGCCGTCCGAGCCGCTCCCGCTGGTGTTACCGGGCCTGCCGGGGCTCCCGCGTCAAGCGTCGCCGGCCAGCTTGCCGAAGTCGTGGTCCGGCGGGGGCTCCGGCACCGGGCCGGACAGCGAAGGCCCGCTCATGCCGTAG
- a CDS encoding mannose-1-phosphate guanyltransferase has translation MKAVVMAGGEGTRLRPMTSSMPKPLLPVVNQPIMQHVLKLLKRHGLTETVVTVQFLASLVKNYFGDGEELGMDLTYANEEKPLGTAGSVKNAEDALKDDSFLVISGDALTDFDLTELINFHKEKGALVTVCLTRVPNPLEFGITIVDEEGKVERFLEKPTWGQVFSDTVNTGIYVMEPEVFDYVEPDVSVDWSGDVFPQLMKEGKPVYGYIAEGYWEDVGTHESYIKAQADVLEGKVDVDLEGFEISPGVWVAEGAEVHPDATLRGPLYVGDYAKVEAGAELREHTVIGSNVVVKSGAFLHKAVVHDNVYIGPQTNLRGCVIGKNTDVMRAARIDDGAVIGDECLIGEESIIAGDVRVYPFKTIEAGAFVNTSVIWESRGQANLFGARGVSGILNVEITPELAVRLAGAYATTLKKGATVTTARDHSRGARALKRAVISALQASAIDVRDLENVPMPVARQQTARGSAGGIMIRTSPGIPDSVDIMFFDERGADLSAAGQRKLDRVFARQEYRRAFPGEIGDLNFPASVFDSYTGALLRAVDTSGIADAGLKVVVDAANGSAGLVLPSLLGRLGVDSLTINPGLNEARPTETADGRRAGLVRLGEIVASSRAAFGVRFDPVGERLSLVDERGKIIEDDRALLVMLDLVAAERRSGRVALPVTTTRIAEQVAAYHGTQVDWTTTSPDDLTRVGRQDTTIFGGDGKGGIIIPEFSSVFDGAAAFVRLIGLVARTQLTLSQIDARIPRAHVLKRDLATPWAVKGLVMRRVVEEAGDRNVDTTDGVRVVEADGRWVMVLPDPAEAVTHVWAEGPDDASAQALLDEWSSIVDSAGR, from the coding sequence ATGAAGGCCGTCGTGATGGCCGGCGGCGAAGGCACACGCCTTCGCCCGATGACCTCGAGCATGCCCAAGCCGCTGCTGCCGGTCGTGAATCAGCCGATCATGCAGCACGTGCTCAAGCTGCTCAAGCGGCACGGTCTGACCGAGACCGTGGTGACCGTGCAGTTCCTCGCCTCGCTCGTCAAGAACTACTTCGGTGACGGCGAGGAACTCGGCATGGATCTCACCTACGCGAACGAGGAGAAGCCACTCGGCACCGCCGGCAGCGTCAAGAACGCCGAGGACGCACTCAAGGACGATTCGTTCCTGGTGATCTCCGGTGACGCACTGACCGATTTCGACCTGACCGAGCTGATCAACTTCCACAAGGAAAAAGGCGCGCTGGTCACGGTCTGCCTGACCCGGGTGCCCAATCCCCTGGAGTTCGGGATCACCATCGTCGACGAGGAGGGCAAGGTCGAGCGCTTCCTCGAGAAGCCGACCTGGGGCCAGGTCTTCTCGGACACGGTGAACACCGGCATCTACGTCATGGAGCCGGAGGTCTTCGACTACGTCGAGCCCGACGTCTCGGTGGACTGGTCCGGTGACGTCTTCCCGCAGTTGATGAAGGAAGGCAAGCCCGTCTACGGCTACATCGCCGAGGGCTACTGGGAGGACGTCGGCACCCACGAGAGCTACATCAAGGCGCAGGCCGACGTCCTGGAGGGCAAGGTCGACGTCGACCTCGAGGGCTTCGAGATCTCGCCCGGCGTCTGGGTCGCCGAGGGCGCGGAGGTGCACCCGGACGCGACGCTGCGTGGTCCCCTGTACGTCGGTGACTACGCCAAGGTCGAGGCCGGGGCCGAGCTGCGCGAGCACACGGTGATCGGCTCCAACGTCGTCGTGAAGTCCGGTGCCTTCCTGCACAAGGCCGTCGTCCACGACAACGTCTACATCGGGCCGCAGACCAACCTGCGCGGCTGCGTCATCGGCAAGAACACCGACGTCATGCGCGCGGCGCGGATCGACGACGGAGCGGTCATCGGCGACGAGTGCCTGATCGGCGAGGAGTCGATCATCGCGGGCGACGTCCGGGTGTACCCGTTCAAGACCATCGAGGCCGGCGCCTTCGTGAACACGTCGGTGATCTGGGAGTCCCGGGGCCAGGCGAACCTGTTCGGCGCGCGCGGCGTCTCCGGCATCCTGAACGTGGAGATCACCCCGGAGCTCGCCGTGCGCCTCGCGGGCGCGTACGCGACGACGCTCAAGAAGGGCGCGACCGTCACCACCGCCCGTGACCACTCCCGTGGTGCCCGTGCGCTGAAGCGTGCGGTGATCTCTGCGCTCCAGGCCAGCGCGATCGACGTGCGGGACCTGGAGAACGTGCCGATGCCCGTGGCGCGGCAGCAGACCGCGCGCGGCAGCGCCGGCGGCATCATGATCCGCACGAGTCCGGGCATCCCCGACTCGGTGGACATCATGTTCTTCGACGAACGCGGCGCCGACCTGTCGGCGGCGGGGCAGCGCAAGCTGGACCGCGTGTTCGCGCGTCAGGAGTACCGCCGTGCGTTCCCCGGCGAGATCGGCGACCTGAACTTCCCGGCGAGCGTCTTCGACTCCTACACGGGCGCGCTGCTGCGGGCCGTGGACACCTCGGGCATCGCCGACGCCGGGCTGAAGGTCGTGGTCGACGCCGCGAACGGCAGCGCGGGCCTCGTCCTGCCCAGCCTCCTCGGCCGGCTCGGGGTGGACTCGCTGACGATCAACCCCGGCCTCAACGAGGCCAGGCCCACCGAGACGGCCGACGGCCGGCGTGCGGGCCTGGTCCGGCTCGGGGAGATCGTCGCCTCCTCGCGGGCGGCCTTCGGCGTGCGCTTCGACCCGGTCGGGGAGCGGCTGTCGCTGGTGGACGAGCGCGGCAAGATCATCGAGGACGACCGGGCGCTGCTGGTCATGCTCGACCTGGTCGCCGCCGAGCGGCGCAGCGGCCGGGTGGCGCTCCCCGTGACGACGACCCGCATCGCCGAACAGGTCGCGGCGTACCACGGGACGCAGGTGGACTGGACGACGACCTCGCCCGACGACCTCACCCGGGTCGGCCGGCAGGACACGACCATTTTCGGCGGTGACGGCAAGGGCGGCATCATCATCCCGGAGTTCAGCAGCGTCTTCGACGGCGCCGCGGCCTTCGTGCGGCTGATCGGCCTGGTGGCCCGTACCCAGCTCACCCTGAGCCAGATCGACGCCCGCATCCCGCGTGCCCACGTCCTCAAGCGGGACCTGGCGACGCCGTGGGCGGTCAAGGGCCTGGTCATGCGCCGGGTGGTCGAGGAGGCGGGCGACCGCAACGTCGACACCACCGACGGCGTGCGCGTGGTCGAGGCGGACGGCCGCTGGGTGATGGTGCTGCCCGACCCGGCCGAGGCGGTCACGCACGTGTGGGCGGAGGGGCCGGACGACGCCTCCGCGCAGGCACTGCTCGACGAGTGGTCGTCGATCGTGGACAGCGCCGGCCGCTGA
- a CDS encoding MerR family transcriptional regulator codes for MRSTGDGTAFGGPYPMRGALARNAATPPGGGSGDTSGQQPEGAGERVGYRGPTACAATGITYRQLDYWARTGLVEPSIRPAYGSGTQRLYSFRDVVVLKIVKRLLDTGVSLQNIRTAVQHLRSSAPAELTRMTLMSDGATVYECTSPDEVVDLLQGGQGIFGIAVGVVWRDVEGALSQLHSERIDTGETVVGHNPGDELARRRNRAG; via the coding sequence GTGAGAAGCACCGGCGACGGTACGGCCTTTGGCGGCCCGTATCCGATGCGCGGGGCCTTGGCCCGCAACGCCGCGACGCCCCCCGGAGGGGGTTCGGGCGACACCTCGGGACAGCAGCCGGAGGGGGCCGGCGAACGGGTCGGCTACCGCGGGCCCACCGCCTGCGCGGCGACCGGCATCACGTATCGCCAGCTGGACTACTGGGCGCGTACCGGGCTCGTGGAGCCCAGCATCCGCCCCGCGTACGGCTCGGGGACGCAGCGGCTGTACAGCTTCCGGGACGTCGTGGTCCTCAAGATCGTCAAGCGGCTCCTCGACACGGGCGTGTCCCTGCAGAACATCCGCACCGCCGTGCAGCACCTGCGGTCCAGCGCGCCCGCCGAGCTCACCCGCATGACGCTGATGAGCGACGGCGCGACGGTGTACGAGTGCACCTCCCCGGACGAGGTCGTCGACCTCCTCCAGGGCGGTCAGGGGATCTTCGGGATCGCCGTGGGCGTGGTGTGGCGGGACGTCGAGGGCGCCCTGTCGCAGCTGCACTCCGAGCGCATCGACACCGGGGAGACGGTGGTCGGCCACAACCCGGGCGACGAGCTGGCGCGGCGCCGCAACCGCGCGGGCTGA